From Draconibacterium halophilum, one genomic window encodes:
- a CDS encoding 4Fe-4S dicluster domain-containing protein, translated as MERCRTKKGIFSLVQPTISKLFDSRQVQETLLKWAGEEQPNYYEIVKTNWEENFSASQSKYSDTRLFWNYALQKGVFETEITSDAPLYNENGLEDALELGSAESRGWEITLYQSVALKDGSSANNPWLQELPDPVAKISWDNFAAVPVKWAEENGVQNESVISINGIEMPVFVQPGQAPETISVALGYGRQIAGKVGDGVGKNMYKLASIQNNAKQLWISGADVQTTEKTFELALSQTHHSMEGRPIVRETNFDKWQLDPASGNEIREEHQKHHVSLYPEQEFKGHHWAMAVDLGSCVGCGNCSISCQAENNVQVIGKEQVRNRRIMHWIRVDRYFSNDAENPDVYHQPVMCQHCDNAPCENVCPVSATPHSEEGLNQMAYNRCVGTKYCVNNCPYKVRRFNWFQYVNNDKFDFNSNSDLGRMVLNPDVTVRSRGVVEKCSFCVQRIQEKKAEAKVDGRKLEDGEVQPACVQSCPADALVFGDLNNESSKINKMFKNERNYHLLEELHTLPSVGYLTKVRNKKA; from the coding sequence GTGGAACGATGCCGAACCAAAAAAGGAATTTTCAGCTTGGTGCAACCTACCATCTCAAAACTTTTCGATAGCCGACAGGTACAGGAAACACTGCTAAAATGGGCAGGAGAAGAGCAGCCTAACTATTACGAAATTGTAAAAACGAACTGGGAAGAGAACTTCTCAGCCTCACAATCAAAATATTCCGATACCCGTTTGTTCTGGAACTATGCATTACAAAAGGGAGTATTCGAAACAGAAATAACTTCTGATGCCCCGCTTTATAACGAAAATGGATTGGAAGATGCATTAGAACTCGGCAGTGCTGAATCTCGGGGCTGGGAAATTACCCTCTACCAAAGTGTAGCATTAAAAGACGGAAGCTCGGCCAACAATCCGTGGTTGCAGGAACTACCCGACCCAGTTGCGAAGATCAGCTGGGATAATTTTGCTGCAGTACCCGTAAAATGGGCCGAAGAAAATGGCGTTCAAAACGAATCGGTAATCAGCATTAACGGTATTGAAATGCCCGTTTTTGTGCAACCCGGACAAGCGCCTGAAACGATTTCGGTGGCATTAGGCTACGGCCGCCAAATTGCCGGAAAAGTGGGCGACGGAGTTGGTAAAAACATGTACAAGCTGGCATCGATTCAAAACAATGCCAAACAACTTTGGATAAGTGGTGCCGATGTGCAAACAACAGAAAAAACATTCGAACTGGCTTTATCGCAAACGCACCATTCAATGGAAGGCCGGCCAATTGTTCGTGAAACAAATTTTGATAAGTGGCAACTTGATCCGGCTTCGGGAAATGAAATCCGCGAAGAGCATCAAAAACATCACGTTTCTTTGTATCCTGAGCAGGAGTTCAAAGGCCATCACTGGGCAATGGCAGTTGATTTGGGAAGCTGTGTGGGATGTGGAAACTGTTCTATCTCGTGCCAGGCCGAAAACAACGTGCAGGTAATCGGGAAAGAGCAGGTTCGGAATCGGCGGATTATGCACTGGATTCGTGTTGACCGCTATTTTTCTAACGATGCTGAAAATCCGGATGTATATCATCAGCCGGTAATGTGCCAGCATTGCGATAATGCACCATGCGAAAATGTATGCCCCGTTTCGGCCACTCCACACAGCGAGGAAGGATTAAACCAAATGGCCTACAACCGATGCGTAGGAACCAAATATTGTGTGAACAACTGCCCGTATAAGGTGCGTCGTTTTAACTGGTTTCAGTATGTAAACAACGATAAATTCGATTTTAACTCAAACAGCGATTTAGGACGTATGGTGCTAAACCCTGATGTTACCGTACGCTCGCGTGGTGTGGTTGAAAAATGCTCGTTCTGTGTACAACGTATTCAGGAGAAGAAAGCAGAAGCCAAAGTTGACGGTAGAAAATTGGAGGACGGAGAGGTTCAACCTGCCTGTGTTCAGTCATGCCCAGCCGATGCACTGGTTTTTGGAGATTTAAACAATGAGAGCAGCAAGATT